One Belonocnema kinseyi isolate 2016_QV_RU_SX_M_011 chromosome 6, B_treatae_v1, whole genome shotgun sequence genomic region harbors:
- the LOC117174575 gene encoding protein GVQW3-like has product MLNVKLEQRVNVKFIMKLLKTGYGNLRFVKDCFWGKVIEDDPRPGRPRASKTGGNVDKFRDIILKNRYLSTRAFVELVNIDKETVGQILQENMQMKRVCDKMMQK; this is encoded by the coding sequence ATGTTGAATGTGAAATTGGAACAACGCGTCAACGTGAAATTCATCATGAAATTGTTGAAAACCGGCTACGGAAACTTACGATTTGTAAAGGATTGTTTTTGGGGGAAAGTGATTGAAGACGATCCCCGTCCTGGTCGTCCTCGTGCATCGAAAACAGGCGGTAACGTGGACAAATTTCgtgacattattttaaaaaatcgatatctGAGCACTCGAGCATTTGTTGAATTGGTGAACATAGATAAAGAAACTGTTGGAcaaattttacaggaaaatatgCAAATGAAAAGAGTCTGTGATAAGATGATGCAGAAATGA
- the LOC117174230 gene encoding sialin-like isoform X2 — translation MLFTACYTSYVCRLQMPILAISMINTTKVDGRDVYRAFSFFSGEPFYWSNHMRGQVIAAYGYGNVIGNLLGGIMALKYGPRRAILWTSLISATICLMSPILAQAHYGALILSRIIVGLAGGATFPSCHTMVARWAPPNERSRFVWSLQGGSLGTIIAMPMVSAIAEYINWETGWYLPSLLMFAWIAAWALFAYDSPGEHPFITNEEKEYILKAQASSGQSRQHTLKETPVLEILTSVPFLCLVISHFGNLFLLFFYQNSIMLYLTQALGFNLTKGGFMSALPPLGRMLFGFFFGWAGDTIKKKKLMSLTLLRKTATIFSHLVPGVLLILLGYVVTNRGDNQLVLANTFLTLALSFNGAAVIANLSNNQDLSPNYAGFLFGIMNTVATTSAFIGPILVEAIAGSSHEIGQWQTIFCIGAGICFLSTIIFILGGSANVQKWNDNNVPADVPDNVPDE, via the exons ATGCTCTTCACTGCTTGCTACACAAGTTATGTGTGTCGATTGCAGATGCCTATTTTAGCAATTTCTATGATTAACACCACGAAAGTAGATGGAAGAGATGTTTACAGAGcgtttagttttttttctggCGAACCGTTTTATTGGTCAAATCATATGAGAG GACAAGTAATAGCTGCGTACGGTTATGGAAATGTCATAGGAAATTTACTTGGTGGTATCATGGCTCTAAAGTACGGTCCTCGAAGAGCGATTCTTTGGACATCCCTTATATCAGCAACTATATGTTTGATGTCACCCATTTTGGCACAAGCACATTATGGTGCTTTGATTTTATCGAGGATAATCGTAGGACTTGCAGGAGGAGCTACATTTCCATCGTGTCACACTATGGTGGCTAGATGGGCACCGCCAAATGAAAGAAGCAGATTTGTTTGGTCCCTACAAGGTGGTTCGTTGGGTACAATTATTGCAATGCCAATGGTCTCAGCGATTGCTGAATACATTAATTGGGAAACTGGGTGGTATTTACCATCCTTACTTATGTTTGCATGGATTGCGGCATGGGCACTTTTTGCATACGACTCACCTGGAGAACATCCCTTTATTACAAATGAAgagaaagaatatattttaaa agcgCAGGCGAGCAGTGGACAATCTCGGCAACATACCCTGAAAGAAACTCCAGTGTTAGAAATATTGACGTCAGTACCATTCCTCTGCCTAGTAATCAGCCACTTTGGAAACCTGTTTCTTTTATTCTTCtatcaaaattcaattatgctCTATCTCACTCAAGCCTTGggatttaatttaacaaaaggcGGATTTATGTCTGCATTACCTCCGTTAGGACGAATGCTGTTTGGGTTTTTCTTTGGTTGGGCAGGAGatacaattaagaaaaagaaattgatGTCCTTAACATTACTTAGAAAGACTGCTACGATTTTCT CGCATTTAGTGCCAGGAGTTCTTTTGATACTTTTGGGTTACGTGGTTACCAACCGAGGTGATAACCAGCTGGTACTGGCTAACACATTTCTCACTTTGGCGCTTAGTTTTAATGGAGCAGCAGTAATAGCTAACCTATCAAATAATCAAGATCTATCGCCAAACTATGCAGGATTTCTCTTTGGCATCATGAATACAGTAGCAACCACGTCTGCATTCATTGGTCCTATTCTCGTAGAGGCTATAGCAGGATCATCACATGAA ATTGGACAGTGGCAAACGATTTTTTGCATTGGTGCAGGCATATGCTTTCTGAGCacgattatttttattcttggaggAAGTGCAAATGTTCAAAAATGGAATGACAACAATGTACCAGCTGATGTACCAGATAATGTACCAGATGAATAG
- the LOC117174230 gene encoding sialin-like isoform X1, translating to MSCGIFNISLNIKCIPARAIICIMLFTACYTSYVCRLQMPILAISMINTTKVDGRDVYRAFSFFSGEPFYWSNHMRGQVIAAYGYGNVIGNLLGGIMALKYGPRRAILWTSLISATICLMSPILAQAHYGALILSRIIVGLAGGATFPSCHTMVARWAPPNERSRFVWSLQGGSLGTIIAMPMVSAIAEYINWETGWYLPSLLMFAWIAAWALFAYDSPGEHPFITNEEKEYILKAQASSGQSRQHTLKETPVLEILTSVPFLCLVISHFGNLFLLFFYQNSIMLYLTQALGFNLTKGGFMSALPPLGRMLFGFFFGWAGDTIKKKKLMSLTLLRKTATIFSHLVPGVLLILLGYVVTNRGDNQLVLANTFLTLALSFNGAAVIANLSNNQDLSPNYAGFLFGIMNTVATTSAFIGPILVEAIAGSSHEIGQWQTIFCIGAGICFLSTIIFILGGSANVQKWNDNNVPADVPDNVPDE from the exons atgtcTTGTGGCATCTTCAATATTTCCCTTAATATCA aatgtATTCCAGCAAGAGCGATTATTTGCATCATGCTCTTCACTGCTTGCTACACAAGTTATGTGTGTCGATTGCAGATGCCTATTTTAGCAATTTCTATGATTAACACCACGAAAGTAGATGGAAGAGATGTTTACAGAGcgtttagttttttttctggCGAACCGTTTTATTGGTCAAATCATATGAGAG GACAAGTAATAGCTGCGTACGGTTATGGAAATGTCATAGGAAATTTACTTGGTGGTATCATGGCTCTAAAGTACGGTCCTCGAAGAGCGATTCTTTGGACATCCCTTATATCAGCAACTATATGTTTGATGTCACCCATTTTGGCACAAGCACATTATGGTGCTTTGATTTTATCGAGGATAATCGTAGGACTTGCAGGAGGAGCTACATTTCCATCGTGTCACACTATGGTGGCTAGATGGGCACCGCCAAATGAAAGAAGCAGATTTGTTTGGTCCCTACAAGGTGGTTCGTTGGGTACAATTATTGCAATGCCAATGGTCTCAGCGATTGCTGAATACATTAATTGGGAAACTGGGTGGTATTTACCATCCTTACTTATGTTTGCATGGATTGCGGCATGGGCACTTTTTGCATACGACTCACCTGGAGAACATCCCTTTATTACAAATGAAgagaaagaatatattttaaa agcgCAGGCGAGCAGTGGACAATCTCGGCAACATACCCTGAAAGAAACTCCAGTGTTAGAAATATTGACGTCAGTACCATTCCTCTGCCTAGTAATCAGCCACTTTGGAAACCTGTTTCTTTTATTCTTCtatcaaaattcaattatgctCTATCTCACTCAAGCCTTGggatttaatttaacaaaaggcGGATTTATGTCTGCATTACCTCCGTTAGGACGAATGCTGTTTGGGTTTTTCTTTGGTTGGGCAGGAGatacaattaagaaaaagaaattgatGTCCTTAACATTACTTAGAAAGACTGCTACGATTTTCT CGCATTTAGTGCCAGGAGTTCTTTTGATACTTTTGGGTTACGTGGTTACCAACCGAGGTGATAACCAGCTGGTACTGGCTAACACATTTCTCACTTTGGCGCTTAGTTTTAATGGAGCAGCAGTAATAGCTAACCTATCAAATAATCAAGATCTATCGCCAAACTATGCAGGATTTCTCTTTGGCATCATGAATACAGTAGCAACCACGTCTGCATTCATTGGTCCTATTCTCGTAGAGGCTATAGCAGGATCATCACATGAA ATTGGACAGTGGCAAACGATTTTTTGCATTGGTGCAGGCATATGCTTTCTGAGCacgattatttttattcttggaggAAGTGCAAATGTTCAAAAATGGAATGACAACAATGTACCAGCTGATGTACCAGATAATGTACCAGATGAATAG
- the LOC117174229 gene encoding sialin-like isoform X2, whose product MSCGIFNMSLNIKCIPARGIICIMLFTACYTSYVCRLQMPILAISMINTTEADGADVHRAFSFFSSKPFYWSNHMRGQVIAAYGYGNVIGNLLGGIMALKYGPRRAILWTSLISATICLMSPIIAQAHYGALILSRIIVGLAGGVTLPACHTMVARWAPLNERSRFVWSLQGGSLGTIITMPMVSAIAEHINWETGWYLPSLFMFLWIVAWTLFAYNSPGEHPFITKEEKEYILTGQESTGQNRQHTLKEIPVLAIITSVPFLCLVICHFGNLFLLSFYQNSIMLYLTQALDLTLTKGGFMSALPPLGRMLFAFFFSWAGDTVMRKKLMSLTALRKCASIFSHLVPGFFLILLGFLVTNQDDDQLLLANTFLILAFSFNGAAVIVNLSNNQDLSPNYAGFLYGIMNTIGFTAGIIVPILVEAIAGAHTIEQWQKVFCIGASICVLSMIIFILGGSGNVQKWNDNNVSEDVTT is encoded by the exons atgtcTTGTGGCATCTTCAATATGTCCCTTAATATCA aatgcaTTCCAGCCAGAGGGATTATCTGCATCATGCTCTTCACTGCTTGCTACACAAGTTATGTGTGTCGATTGCAGATGCCTATTTTAGCAATCTCTATGATCAATACCACAGAAGCGGATGGAGCAGATGTTCATAGAGCATTTAGTTTTTTCTCTAGCAAACCCTTTTATTGGTCAAATCATATGAGAG GACAAGTAATAGCTGCGTACGGTTATGGAAATGTCATTGGAAACTTACTTGGTGGTATCATGGCTCTAAAGTACGGTCCTCGAAGAGCGATTCTTTGGACATCCCTTATATCAGCAACTATATGTTTGATGTCACCAATTATAGCACAAGCACATTATGGTGCTTTGATTTTATCGAGAATAATTGTAGGACTTGCTGGAGGAGTTACACTGCCAGCGTGTCATACTATGGTGGCTAGATGGGCACCGCTAAATGAAAGAAGCAGATTTGTTTGGTCCTTACAAGGTGGTTCGTTGGGTACAATTATTACAATGCCAATGGTCTCCGCAATTGCTGAACATATTAATTGGGAAACTGGGTGGTACTTACCATCTTTATTTATGTTCTTATGGATTGTTGCATGGACACTTTTTGCATACAACTCACCTGGAGAACACCCCTTTATTACAAAGGAAgagaaagaatatattttaac aGGACAGGAGAGCACCGGACAAAATCGACAACATACCCTAAAGGAAATTCCAGTGTTAGCAATAATTACATCAGTACCATTTCTCTGCCTAGTAATTTGCCACTTTGGAAACCTGTTTCTTTTGTCCTTCTATCAAAACTCAATTATGCTTTATCTTACGCAAGCTTTGGACTTGACTCTCACAAAAGGCGGATTTATGTCTGCATTACCTCCGCTAGGACGCATGCTGTTTGCATTTTTCTTCAGTTGGGCAGGAGACACAGTCATGAGAAAGAAACTGATGTCCTTAACAGCACTTAGAAAGTGTGCTAGTATTTTCT CGCACTTAGTGCCTGGATTTTTTTTGATACTTTTGGGTTTTTTGGTAACTAACCAAGACGATGACCAGCTGTTACTGGCTAACACATTCCTAATTTTGGCATTCAGTTTTAATGGAGCAGCAGTCATAGTGAACTTATCAAATAATCAAGATCTATCGCCAAACTATGCAGGATTTCTCTATGGCATCATGAATACAATAGGATTTACGGCTGGGATTATCGTTCCTATTCTCGTAGAGGCTATAGCAGGAGCGCATACA atTGAACAATGGCAAAAAGTTTTTTGCATTGGTGCAAGCATATGCGTTCTAAGCATGATTATTTTCATTCTTGGAGGAAGCGGAAATGTACAAAAATGGAATGACAACAATGTATCAGAAGACGTGACAACATAA
- the LOC117174229 gene encoding sialin-like isoform X3, whose amino-acid sequence MLFTACYTSYVCRLQMPILAISMINTTEADGADVHRAFSFFSSKPFYWSNHMRGQVIAAYGYGNVIGNLLGGIMALKYGPRRAILWTSLISATICLMSPIIAQAHYGALILSRIIVGLAGGVTLPACHTMVARWAPLNERSRFVWSLQGGSLGTIITMPMVSAIAEHINWETGWYLPSLFMFLWIVAWTLFAYNSPGEHPFITKEEKEYILTGQESTGQNRQHTLKEIPVLAIITSVPFLCLVICHFGNLFLLSFYQNSIMLYLTQALDLTLTKGGFMSALPPLGRMLFAFFFSWAGDTVMRKKLMSLTALRKCASIFSHLVPGFFLILLGFLVTNQDDDQLLLANTFLILAFSFNGAAVIVNLSNNQDLSPNYAGFLYGIMNTIGFTAGIIVPILVEAIAGAHTIEQWQKVFCIGASICVLSMIIFILGGSGNVQKWNDNNVSEDVTT is encoded by the exons ATGCTCTTCACTGCTTGCTACACAAGTTATGTGTGTCGATTGCAGATGCCTATTTTAGCAATCTCTATGATCAATACCACAGAAGCGGATGGAGCAGATGTTCATAGAGCATTTAGTTTTTTCTCTAGCAAACCCTTTTATTGGTCAAATCATATGAGAG GACAAGTAATAGCTGCGTACGGTTATGGAAATGTCATTGGAAACTTACTTGGTGGTATCATGGCTCTAAAGTACGGTCCTCGAAGAGCGATTCTTTGGACATCCCTTATATCAGCAACTATATGTTTGATGTCACCAATTATAGCACAAGCACATTATGGTGCTTTGATTTTATCGAGAATAATTGTAGGACTTGCTGGAGGAGTTACACTGCCAGCGTGTCATACTATGGTGGCTAGATGGGCACCGCTAAATGAAAGAAGCAGATTTGTTTGGTCCTTACAAGGTGGTTCGTTGGGTACAATTATTACAATGCCAATGGTCTCCGCAATTGCTGAACATATTAATTGGGAAACTGGGTGGTACTTACCATCTTTATTTATGTTCTTATGGATTGTTGCATGGACACTTTTTGCATACAACTCACCTGGAGAACACCCCTTTATTACAAAGGAAgagaaagaatatattttaac aGGACAGGAGAGCACCGGACAAAATCGACAACATACCCTAAAGGAAATTCCAGTGTTAGCAATAATTACATCAGTACCATTTCTCTGCCTAGTAATTTGCCACTTTGGAAACCTGTTTCTTTTGTCCTTCTATCAAAACTCAATTATGCTTTATCTTACGCAAGCTTTGGACTTGACTCTCACAAAAGGCGGATTTATGTCTGCATTACCTCCGCTAGGACGCATGCTGTTTGCATTTTTCTTCAGTTGGGCAGGAGACACAGTCATGAGAAAGAAACTGATGTCCTTAACAGCACTTAGAAAGTGTGCTAGTATTTTCT CGCACTTAGTGCCTGGATTTTTTTTGATACTTTTGGGTTTTTTGGTAACTAACCAAGACGATGACCAGCTGTTACTGGCTAACACATTCCTAATTTTGGCATTCAGTTTTAATGGAGCAGCAGTCATAGTGAACTTATCAAATAATCAAGATCTATCGCCAAACTATGCAGGATTTCTCTATGGCATCATGAATACAATAGGATTTACGGCTGGGATTATCGTTCCTATTCTCGTAGAGGCTATAGCAGGAGCGCATACA atTGAACAATGGCAAAAAGTTTTTTGCATTGGTGCAAGCATATGCGTTCTAAGCATGATTATTTTCATTCTTGGAGGAAGCGGAAATGTACAAAAATGGAATGACAACAATGTATCAGAAGACGTGACAACATAA
- the LOC117174229 gene encoding sialin-like isoform X1 encodes MYDNFCKKLIPKWIPTRGIICIMLFTACFTNYVCRLQMPILAISMINTTEVDGRDVHRAFSFFSSEPFYWSSQIRGQLIAAYGYGNLVGNLLGGIMALQYGPRRAILWSSLVSAAICLMSPILAQAHYGALILSRIIVGLAGGVTFPACHSMVARWAPPNERSRFVWSLQGGSLGTIIAMPMVSSIAAYINWETGWYFPSLLMFVWIAAWALLAYDSPGEHPFITKEEKEYILTEQESTGKTRQHTLKETPVLAILTSFPFLCLIICHFGNLFILSFYQNSIMLYLTQALGFSVTNGGLMSALPPLGRMLFGFFFSFAGDTLKRKKLISLTALRKTASIFSHLVPGVFLILLGFVVTNQGDGQLLLANIFLTLAFSFNGAAVIVNLSNNQDLSPNYAGFLYGLMNTIGSTAGIIGPILVEAIAGSHEIEQWQKVFCIGAGVCFLSMIIFILGGSGNVQKWNDNNVSEKAATESDKYSIKKNAFQPEGLSASCSSLLATQVMCVDCRCLF; translated from the exons ATGTATGACAATTTTTGTAAGAAACTTATTCCAA aatggaTTCCAACCAGAGGGATTATCTGCATCATGCTCTTTACTGCTTGCTTCACAAATTACGTGTGTCGATTGCAGATGCCTATTCTAGCAATCTCTATGATCAACACCACAGAAGTAGACGGTAGAGATGTTCACAGAgcgtttagttttttttctagCGAACCCTTTTATTGGTCATCTCAAATCAGAG GACAGTTAATAGCCGCGTATGGTTATGGAAATCTCGTCGGAAATTTACTTGGTGGTATCATGGCTCTACAGTACGGTCCTCGAAGAGCGATTCTTTGGTCATCCCTTGTATCAGCAGCTATATGTTTGATGTCGCCAATTTTAGCGCAAGCACATTATGGTGCTTTGATTTTATCGAGAATAATCGTAGGACTTGCTGGGGGAGTTACATTTCCAGCGTGTCACAGTATGGTAGCTAGATGGGCACCGCCAAATGAAAGAAGCAGATTTGTTTGGTCCCTACAAGGTGGTTCGCTGGGTACAATTATTGCAATGCCAATGGTCTCCTCAATTGCTGCATATATTAATTGGGAAACTGGATGGTATTTCCCCTCGTTACTTATGTTTGTATGGATTGCTGCATGGGCACTTTTGGCATACGACTCACCTGGAGAACATCCCTTTATTACAAAAGAAgagaaagaatatattttaac AGAGCAGGAGAGCACTGGAAAAACTCGTCAACATACCCTGAAAGAAACTCCAGTGTTGGCAATATTGACGTCATTTCCATTTCTCTGCCTAATAATTTGTCACTTTGGAAACCTGTTTATTTTGTCTTTCtatcaaaattcaattatgctTTATCTTACTCAAGCTTTGGGATTCAGTGTCACAAATGGCGGACTTATGTCTGCATTACCTCCGTTAGGACGAATGCTGTTTGGCTTTTTCTTCAGTTTTGCAGGAGACACACTAAAGAGAAAGAAACTGATATCATTGACAGCACTTAGAAAGACTGCTAGTATTTTCT CGCACTTAGTGCCTGGAGTTTTTTTGATACTTTTGGGTTTCGTGGTAACCAACCAAGGTGATGGGCAGCTGTTACTGGCTAACATATTTCTCACTTTGGCGTTTAGTTTTAATGGAGCAGCAGTCATAGTTAACTTATCAAATAATCAAGATCTATCGCCAAACTATGCAGGATTTCTCTATGGCCTCATGAATACAATAGGATCCACGGCTGGAATTATTGGTCCTATTCTCGTAGAGGCTATAGCAGGATCACATGAA aTTGAACAATGGCAAAAAGTGTTTTGCATTGGTGCAGGCGTATGCTTTCTAAGCATGATTATTTTTATCCTTGGAGGAAGCGGAAATGTACAAAAATGGAACGACAACAATGTATCAGAAAAGGCAGCGACAGAATCAGATAAATATAGCATTAAAAAG aatgcaTTCCAGCCAGAGGGATTATCTGCATCATGCTCTTCACTGCTTGCTACACAAGTTATGTGTGTCGATTGCAGATGCCTATTTTAG